One Trichomycterus rosablanca isolate fTriRos1 chromosome 23, fTriRos1.hap1, whole genome shotgun sequence genomic window carries:
- the nacad gene encoding uncharacterized protein nacad — protein MPGETQGLLDTDTELPDLSRQASSSTASTPTDSASSPSPCTPPKLSPQRITPFGPRLVMSKPNTFTRPQPEGASFDSDRRTTGRLTGRFGTCRRGPMKMERIKVLTGSEVESDYQEPESMDTRVVMGQETLLKNMETQIGVLLGKKASNEESSSDNKPLDSSALPMEKQTMAMEKVKLDTGQESQKSDQDTSLTHNPGQERGWDELLECSVLESKATDTELKNNLFPDDEGNVLPLSQGEVPSLSFSEPTYPVDPQRIGVLPGLDPDRYYTAPSTPIKMAYCSHPKQQWQPSSSSPGPGSPTDESDLCSPPTSPSGSYMTAEGGSWTSSYTSGTSHSCSPNLIAEAELQEVSACYVGSLSEIGDELGDERHVTEREHCYCKPAMPELVEGEEHEEGRVRRENCRPHWVTDNDSPHESSGRNTDSEDGVEGSEVSLVQAEIQRATDITQSLDDPDQDLDLDFDVCISEHFSRQDAPLSVEEDFPSDLASSSLFSHQLTTASTPLETESLTPATCSSEVSDTDNNSLYSEMGSSALFFQGCTMEDVSVVDGMFPASKLPVHASLIFQADSMEITLFPTDEEPDNDVDAYAAGEEEGDVDEYDDEDDVDINGDSDLGEQIDAIRIGERRVDEPKEEDTSASFLNSLSENSINEGVDESFAYQDDTEDSIDSTSCNGDDDHLYSTERHAELTQQFPGQDDHVQPIIHAQPESTGSESEMDISSGSSGPNLIVHHYMPVSTANDEDMSTTRKSEESTADKVVSTSDVKEQSESTDLQDTVETENTPSVESQQTVQINTQDLENQAKLKQLDEILQTCQKPVLCMLGATAAGMNYESNIQELDEKNRNNSEFMDTSLRLDDTETNDLNKGVPLLSYPKDDCSPTNIPVCAYPELSDVPDNLIPVDISPSEHSLDQDNLAENQPCTDDVSHGSLNMSYRMLAISPKKENSQSSLTEQSVLPEGWDPVAPLSLVKCCGFDADNVLMCEIAGSLHNKGLSVTSNFAAGDNIIADIEDNSYSDLPEKMTNNETGSLEPNLAPWKSIEDLSEAGGGEDDANNLQNPENNALLQRYSEEILVTSWNDPEKTPPGIPSTQSTLVSLNFLSQDGKDEKDQTHNTEFNIPGEPTSSKCKEKSSDVSLTQPLEGLGSAQEVAGAQISASTRLYKQNDKCRPTEVSDISNNLTVYEAPKQICHVNTDSTALENNTVFKLQGGSFGTFDFRKRFSDSKPGNFSLKNALELKKTAMCSHEGVGSEENIQDIILSDGIVNNQTDYGGQVAQSLLSQPKVEMTFDDLKTKEDKETCLNVKVNEDDEKQTHLLEKNKEDTEVLQKSICHERKKTDSDCGVIPKKPVIVDSSGAVACRKKKKETHKKESIITTQTSQTADTGNQLTQETQQEIQPKYSSKTPAVISNTSTSEKKPAVTESVGLSETNGLAKSEQQEALDHSSLQGLKSHKSTQDVNDARVRDRFAFGTDSSEHPQNRRPQNSSTVLLEEDLSMPIQESQSLFESSSMSNLYICTKQAQNNRPSQQKSNVEQPAIESKEVSFPIQDTNQRVNKQSKLRSKIHRAGNPEVGSFIETDSDGSIPELEEPDVSLQRPSDPQISHTTTEESVSKTKQSRSEKKARKAMSKLGLKQIHGVTRITIRKSKNILFVITRPDVFKSPASDIYIVFGEAKIEDLSQQVHKAAAEKFKVPLDPLPLTPDIIPSLTIKEESEEEEEVDESGLEQRDIELVMAQANVGRAKAVRALRHNKNDIVNAIMELTM, from the exons ATGCCCGGGGAAACGCAGGGCTTGCTGGATACAGACACAGAGCTTCCAG ATTTGTCCAGACAAGCATCAAGCTCTACAGCATCTACTCCGACAGACAGTGCCTCCAGTCCGTCGCCATGCACTCCACCCAAGCTCTCCCCACAACGTATCACCCCATTTGGACCCCGCTTGGTTATGTCCAAGCCAAACACTTTCACGAGGCCTCAACCAGAAGGTGCAAGCTTTGATTCAGACAGGCGGACAACAGGCCGGCTAACAGGACGATTCGGTACATGCAGAAGGGGGCCGATGAAAATGGAGAGGATTAAAGTTCTAACTGGGTCTGAGGTGGAGAGTGACTACCAAGAACCTGAGTCTATGGATACAAGGGTGGTTATGGGGCAAGAAACATTGCTGAAGAACATGGAGACACAGATAGGAGTCCTGCTAGGCAAAAAAGCAAGTAATGAAGAATCAAGTTCAGACAACAAACCCTTAGATTCTTCTGCTCTTCCAATGGAGAAACAGACCATGGCAATGGAGAAAGTTAAACTTGACACTGGTCAAGAAAGTCAGAAATCTGACCAGGATACGTCTTTAACCCACAACCCTGGACAGGAGAGAGGCTGGGATGAGCTGCTTGAATGCTCAGTTCTGGAATCCAAAGCAACAGATACTGAGCTAAAAAACAACCTTTTCCCAGATGATGAGGGGAATGTATTACCTTTATCTCAGGGTGAAGTGCCTTCCTTATCCTTTTCTGAGCCCACCTACCCAGTTGACCCACAACGCATTGGTGTCCTTCCTGGTCTGGACCCAGATCGTTATTACACAGCACCTTCCACCCCTATTAAGATGGCCTACTGCTCACATCCCAAGCAACAATGGCAACCAAGCAGCTCAAGCCCAGGTCCTGGTTCTCCAACTGATGAATCGGATCTATGTTCCCCTCCCACTTCTCCCTCTGGATCCTACATGACTGCTGAAGGTGGCAGTTGGACTTCCTCTTATACCTCTGGGACCTCACACTCCTGTTCACCAAACCTGATTGCGGAAGCTGAATTGCAGGAAGTGTCTGCTTGCTATGTGGGCTCGCTTTCTGAAATTGGGGATGAACTGGGAGATGAACGACATGTAACTGAGAGAGAGCACTGTTATTGCAAACCTGCTATGCCAGAACTGGTTGAGGGCGAAGAACATGAGGAAGGAAGGGTGAGGAGGGAGAATTGTAGACCACACTGGGTGACTGATAATGATTCCCCACACGAGAGCAGTGGCAGAAACACAGACTCAGAAGATGGGGTAGAGGGATCTGAGGTCTCCTTAGTCCAAGCAGAAATTCAGAGAGCCACTGATATAACCCAGTCTTTGGATGATCCAGATCAGGACCTAGATTTGGACTTTGATGTCTGCATTTCAGAGCACTTTTCTAGACAGGATGCCCCGCTTAGCGTGGAGGAAGACTTTCCTTCAGATTTGGCAAGTTCTTCTCTGTTCAGTCACCAACTCACAACAGCTTCAACCCCCTTGGAAACTGAAAGCCTGACCCCTGCTACTTGTTCATCAGAGGTGTCAGACACTGACAATAACAGCTTATATAGTGAGatgggatcatctgctctgtttTTTCAAGGGTGCACCATGGAGGATGTATCTGTGGTGGATGGGATGTTTCCTGCTTCCAAGCTCCCTGTCCATGCAAGCTTGATATTCCAGGCCGATTCAATGGAAATTACACTATTTCCTACAGATGAGGAGCCGGACAATGATGTGGATGCATACGCTGCTGGGGAGGAAGAAGGTGATGTGGATGAGTATGACGATGAAGATGATGTTGACATAAATGGCGACAGTGATTTGGGTGAGCAAATAGACGCCATAAGGATTGGAGAAAGGCGTGTAGACGAGCCAAAGGAAGAAGATACGTCTGCATCTTTCTTAAATTCACTTTCAGAGAACTCAATAAATGAAGGAGTTGATGAGTCATTTGCTTATCAGGATGACACAGAGGATTCAATTGATTCAACCTCCTGTAATGGAGATGACGATCACCTGTACAGTACAGAGAGACATGCTGAGCTTACTCAGCAATTTCCTGGGCAAGATGATCATGTGCAACCAATAATCCATGCACAACCAGAATCTACTGGAAGTGAAAGTGAAATGGACATCTCTTCTGGATCCTCTGGGCCTAATTTAATAGTTCATCATTATATGCCAGTATCTACAGCAAATGATGAAGACATGAGCACAACCAGAAAATCAGAGGAATCAACTGCAGATAAAGTAGTTTCTACAAGTGATGTTAAAGAACAAAGTGAGAGCACAGATCTACAGGACACAGTAGAGACAGAAAATACACCCTCTGTGGAGTCTCAACAGACAGTTCAGATCAACACTCAAGACTTAGAAAATCAAGCTAAGTTAAAACAGCTAGATGAAATATTACAAACATGCCAAAAACCAGTTCTTTGTATGCTTGGTGCAACAGCTGCAGGCATGAACTATGAGTCAAATATTCAAGAACTAGAtgaaaaaaatagaaacaaCTCTGAATTTATGGATACATCACTCCGGCTTGATGATACAGAAACAAATGATCTTAACAAAGGAGTTCCTTTGCTGTCTTACCCCAAGGATGACTGTAGCCCCACAAACATACCAGTTTGCGCCTATCCTGAGTTGTCTGATGTACCAGATAACTTAATTCCTGTTGATATTTCCCCATCTGAACACTCCCTTGACCAAGACAATCTCGCAGAAAATCAACCTTGCACTGATGATGTAAGTCATGGCTCTTTAAACATGTCCTACCGCATGTTAGCCATTTCACCGAAGAAAGAAAACTCTCAAAGCAGCCTGACAGAACAGAGTGTTTTGCCAGAAGGTTGGGATCCAGTAGCGCCCCTGTCTTTGGTAAAGTGCTGTGGATTTGATGCAGACAATGTACTCATGTGTGAGATAGCTGGATCACTGCACAACAAGGGCTTATCTGtaacttccaactttgcagctgGAGATAACATCATAGCTGACATTGAGGACAACAGCTACTCTGACTTGCCAGAAAAGATGACAAATAATGAAACCGGCTCACTAGAGCCAAATTTGGCACCTTGGAAATCCATTGAGGACCTGTCAGAGGCAGGAGGGGGTGAGGATGATGCAAACAACCTTCAAAATCCTGAAAATAATGCACTTTTACAACGTTATTCTGAAGAAATTCTGGTAACCTCATGGAATGACCCAGAAAAGACTCCACCCGGTATTCCAAGTACACAATCAACACTTGTGTCATTAAATTTCCTTTCACAAGATGGGAAAGATGAAAAAGATCAAACTCATAACACTGAGTTTAACATTCCTGGGGAACCCACATCAAGCAAATGCAAAGAAAAGAGTTCTGACGTTTCTCTAACACAGCCCTTGGAAGGCCTGGGATCAGCTCAAGAAGTTGCTGGAGCTCAGATTTCTGCTTCAACAAGATTATACAAACAAAATGATAAGTGTAGGCCAACAGAGGTTTCTGATATATCAAACAACCTAACAGTTTATGAAGCCCCCAAACAAATTTGCCATGTAAATACAGATTCTACAGCCTTGGAAAACAACACCGTATTTAAGTTGCAAGGAGGGTCGTTTGGCACTTTTGATTTCAGAAAAAGATTCAGTGACTCAAAACCTGGTAATTTCTCACTGAAAAATGCTCTAGAACTTAAAAAGACTGCAATGTGTTCTCATGAGGGGGTAGGAAGTGAAGAAAATATTCAAGATATTATACTGTCTGATGGAATAGTAAACAATCAAACCGATTATGGTGGTCAAGTGGCTCAGAGTCTGTTAAGTCAACCAAAGGTAGAAATGACCTTTGATGATCTAAAAACAAAAGAGGACAAAGAGACATGTCTAAATGTGAAGGTAAACGAGGATGACGAAAAGCAAACTCATCTTTTGGAAAAAAACAAAGAGGACACAGAGGTTTTACAGAAATCGATTTGTCATGAGAGGAAAAAAACTGACTCAGATTGTGGCGTTATACCAAAGAAACCCGTCATAGTTGACAGCAGTGGAGCAGTTGCTtgcagaaagaaaaagaaagagacacacaaaaaagaaagtATAATCACGACTCAAACCAGTCAAACTGCTGACACTGGTAACCAATTAACTCAAGAGACTCAACAGGAAATACAGCCAAAATATTCCagcaaaactccagcagtaatCTCCAACACCAGTACTTCAGAAAAAAAGCCtgctgtcacagaatcagtggGTTTGTCAGAGACAAATGGTCTTGCCAAGTCAGAACAACAAGAAGCACTTGATCATAGCTCCTTACAAGGGCTTAAATCTCACAAAAGCACACAAGACGTCAACGATGCTCGTGTCAGGGACAGGTTTGCTTTTGGAACAGATAGTTCAGAACATCCACAGAACAGGCGTCCACAGAACTCATCTACAGTTTTACTGGAGGAGGACCTTTCTATGCCTATACAGGAGTCACAGTCATTATTTGAAAGTTCTAGCATGAGTAATCTTTACATTTGTACCAAACAAGCCCAAAATAATAGGCCATCTCAGCAGAAGTCCAACGTGGAACAGCCAGCTATTGAGTCAAAGGAAGTTTCCTTTCCTATACAAGACACAAACCAAAGGGTCAATAAACAGTCAAAATTAAGGTCAAAGATACATCGAGCAGGGAACCCAGAAG TAGGTTCCTTTATTGAAACTGACAGTGATGGTTCGATTCCGGAACTGGAAGAGCCAGACGTAAGTCTTCAGAGGCCCTCAGACCCACAG ATATCACACACCACCACTGAGGAATCAGTGAGTAAAACTAAGCAGAGTAGAAGTGAGAAGAAGGCACGAAAG